The Cucurbita pepo subsp. pepo cultivar mu-cu-16 chromosome LG05, ASM280686v2, whole genome shotgun sequence nucleotide sequence actaagaatattttattcacttctcaaaccgacgtgggatctcacaatttaccccCCTTAGAGGCAGCGTTCTTGTTGACACACCACTCGATATTTGACTCCGATACTATtagtaatagcccaaacctacccgctagcaaatattatctttttgaACTATgataagatctcacattggttggaaagaggaatgaaatattcttaTAAGAGGGGGAAACCCCTCTCtaattattagattattacatatctaagattttaaaaaaaatagtattattaaatttgggcaaaaatcaataataaaacatgTGTTTGACAGGGTAGctaaaagtttataaagttttaaactttataaactAATGCCGACAAAAACAGCAAAAGAACCgagttttgaaattaaaatatctaattgaatttctagaaatttaaatgaacaaaaaaaaaattctctgaAAATTCTCCAATTGGCCCATGAAAAGAgcataattgaaaaatgtaaaaagtGTGAGGGTCTATCTGCAACTTTTTGGATAACAGGGGgctaaattgaaaaaaaaaagagagaaaaaaaaaaaagattctaGTAATTCCATACCTGAACAGAGAAACCTGAACCAAATTCGCCGGCCACCACATCGCCGCCGGCTCCACCAGATACTTTCTGAATATCCCCGCCCATCCAAATCCCAACACCTAATCTTATACCATTTCAATCAATTTCGTATTTCAACGCACAAATTCACACAAACAAAACAGGGGAAAtcgaataaaaaaaacgaaaaatctGACCCACCTGAGTCGTAACGACGACAATGAGAGAAACGAGGAAGCTCATATGTTGCCTGTAGAAGGTTTTGACCACCGTGACGACGTGAATCGCGTACACGGAGCCGGCGCCGGAGTTGGCGAAGATCGTGATGAGAACGTGCTCCTTGACATTAAAAGGGCCAGGGTTAAGCGAAAACTCCcagcgacttcctttgaagaAGATCCGATCCGTGAGTGTGGAAGCCATAAGACGGCCGAGAGGAACGACGGCGATCTGCGCGGAAATGGCAGTGATGGAGAGAGGCTCTTTGCGGTACCAGAAGAACTGGTTGAGAAAAGAGAGGAGAACGCAGGAGAGAGTTCCGAGGAACCACATTCGGAAGGTGAGAACCGGTAGAGAAGGGTCGTCGGTGGTCGGAACCGTGAGAGCCACCTGAGGAATGGGCGAGTTTTCTTCCGGCGGCGGAGATgtggatgaagaagaaggtcGTTCATGGCTCCTGCTGGGAACTGAAATGAGAAAAACGAtgagaaatggaaaaatgaaaagagaaattgGGGGTTTTGTGGTTCCTTACTGAGAGGAGATGTAATTTGATCCGTTGAATCTTCCATTATTGTGTGTTGTGTGTGTTTCTGTGTTTCTGATTTATTGTTATAAGTAAAATGAATTTCTAAAATTGCAAATGGAATTATTAGATAAGAGTTATTATTGTAGTTGTTGTCTTTGTTGGCCATTATTCACACacgttcttcttttcttttctcttgcCTTCTTtaataacaattattattattattattattattattattattattattattattattattattcaactagatggttaattaatttgatacGGTTCAAGCatatgattcaaaatttggcGTATGTATATAGATGTAAGTATTAGATAATTTCATgtgtaatattattttctgaGATTGGATGCTTGATGTGTTATGAGAACATTttatatcattaatattttatgtgtTGTATtgtatttatgaattaataattatatgggGCACATTATAAATTATTCTATTCGTCACCGCATGTTAATATAACCTTACATTTACGTGAGagtcatttaaaaaatagggtGAGTACTAAAGGCATTCACTTGTGGCCAAATATGCATATCATTGTATATAGTTCCCGAGTCAAAATTAGGGACCTTGGTGGTGATTACATGAAAcaattgtaagatcccattGAACACTGGAACATTTGTCACTGGTGACTAAAAAGACCGAGGCGAGGCGAGCCGAACAAGCTAGTTTTCAAGAGCATGCTACACGTTgagtaaaagaaaaaccccATTGAACACTGgaacaaaatgataatattaatACATAAATTGAATTCTTGACTTGCAAGGTAAGTTACAAGGATATAACTGAATgttggaaaaaagaaacagcTGAAAgcaaaattataagaatagTTTTTTCATATGGAAGAAATTGCAGAAAGAACTCATGGGAATGAGTAAGAATAATACATGGAAAATAGTTTGCACTATGAGAAGAATAATGTGACAATGAATGAATGTGTCTAAACTATGAAATGaattggtatatatatatatatatatatatatatatatatatatatatatatatataagttaaACATGGCTGAGCCCAGAGTGAGAAGATGTTGGGAGTTAGGACTTGGTTGGATGGATGGATAGACTGCTAAAATATAAGCTCAGTAGTAAAATAAGAACATGACCATCATCCATCTTGCCAGAGTTgccaaaaaatgaagaagaagaagaagatgaagaagaagaagaagatgaagaaaacaaacttGTAAATCCAGAGGGCTTCATTCAAATAGCAGCACCTTTCTTCTTTGACATCCACCTCTTCTTGGCACTTTCAATAGCTTCCTCTCTCATTCTCGACAGTTCACAAAGGCACTGGTGGTACTGCATGTCAATGGCATCAATCTCCATCTTCAGTTCATCATGCTGGTCTCTTTCTTCCACAGAAAAATTGGAGAAGTTAGACAAGCTCAATTCTTTCGACATTCCTGAGCAGGAGGAGATTAGGGACGGTTTGGCAAAATCGAACATAGTCGAAACAGATCCAACAGCATCTAAATCGCTGGTTCCCCTGCCGCTGCTTATAAAAGCTTTGTCGCATTCTGGGTGGCTGAAGTCACCACACTCTGATCCTCCTTTTCCCAGGCTGTAATCTGAGATGGTTGAGTGGTTGTAGTCCAGAGATGCACATGAGATGATTGTCTGCTGGTTTTCTTGATGTTCAACCTCCGCCAATTCTGTCAGAGTTTTCCTACCGGCACCCACCAAGGGAGAAGAGAGTACCATCTCAGAGAAGAGAGGAGGACTGAAGGCCTTGTCCTCTTCAGTTTCAGAAGAACTATGTTCAGTAATTAGTCCGTCACAAAAATTTGTACATTGTTGCCAACTGGGAACAAACTTGGCAATTAATTCATCTATCAGTTGTGCTATGATGGTAGCATCTTCATTTGACAGTTCAAGTTGTTCAACCATCTCCAAAGCAATAGCCAACGCAGTATCGGAATCGAGAAAGAATGCAAAATGGATATTCTTAGATTGACCTAAAATAAATGTTCAAGTTACCATCATGTGTATCAAAGAACTTTTAGTAGATTACAGATGAGTTGACCGAAAAAGTTACCAGATAGTTCGGCAATGCGCAAATGGAGCGAAATTGAATTATGATCAGTCATGTCCCCTTTCAGTGTCAATTCATTGTTCTCAGTGAGCGTCTTGAGTTCCTGAGTTGAAAAGTGAGAAATTTCATTATTGCTTTCGATAGATGAGGCCACTGAGCCTGAGAGTTTGCTGCAATTGTGATCCATGTCCATTGGATTAGTATCCAGCAGAGGAGGATTTACTGATTCGAACTGAGCATTCAATAACATTGAACGTTCAGAACTATGATCCTTGCGATTTTCAGTTGCAAGGAATGGATCTTTCAAGAGTTCACTTGCAGGTAGTCTCATGGATGCTGGAACCAGACACTTCTCTATGAACTGCTTAACTTGAGGATCCAACACTTTTTCAAGGGAAGCAGGCATTACACCCtggaagaaacaagaaaatgattccataacttcaaatttgatgGAAACATTTAGTGGACATAATCTGATAAGAGGTAAATCATGTTCTACTTACAGAAGTAACCTTCTTGAATATTTGGGCAGAATTTTTGCACTCATTATATGGGTATTCACAAGTAACAATTTCCAACATGCACATGCCAAAAGAATAGATATCAACCAGTTCATTGTAGTCCTCATCATAGAGCTCTGGAGCCATGAACTCTGGAGTGCCTAGATAATAATCATCAAATATTAGTTGAAGTTCGTTCTGCTTCAATCTAGAAATCgagcaagaaaatgaaaattaccaATTACACTTCGGGCAGTCGGCTGCTGCAAGACGATTGCCAATCCGAGATCTCCAATTTTAACTTCTCCAGTATTTCCATTGACAAATATATTATCACATTTCAAATCCCTGTGAATAATTGGAGGATCGTGACCGTGCAAATACGTTAAACCCCGCAGTATCTTCCTTGCCCAGTTCTTGAAAGCCTTCAAGTCCACTTTCCTGTGCTTCTTTCGATATCTGAATTCCGAAGTATACCATAAGTGAACAAATAACTCATTGAATGCAGTAAAATGATAATAAGAAACGAATAACCGAAACAAAACGAAGACTCTTTGGTGGTTCTTACTGCCTCAAACTCCCAGAAGTGAACAATTCTGTAATCATGTTGATAGTCTTAGTGTTATCATCAACCCAGTAACTATAGAACTTGATAATATTCTCATGTTTCAGTGACTTCAGCAAATGAACCTCAGAATACAATCTTTGAAGTTGTTCAGGTGACTGCAAAACATCTTCAATGTCCACTTGGCTCCAAGCAACTTCGATTCCACCAGCTTTATCGAAAGCTTTGAATCTGATGACAACAAAAACAGATCTCAAGTCAAATAATATACCCTTTCTTGATCCAACAATATTCAACCTAANaaaaaaaaagaaaagaaaaagaaaaaaagtaataaaagaaCTGAGATTGATAGACAGCAGAAGCATACACTGTCTTGAATGCCCCTTTACCCAAGATCTCATCGtactgaaaaatatatatatgaaaaacgAGGATTAAATCATACGCCAAATAGAATAAGAACATCTCAACTATGAAGCAAAacggaaagaaaaaacttaaaacattAGTAGTCGATCGttaaaccaaaataataagaaGTTTGGTGGTTATGCCCAAAATTTCTCCTCCTCCCCTCACAAAATCAGCAGTGAATCCCAAAATTAAGATCACTCAAATCAGATTTCAAAATAGAGTAATTAAACACCTGGATAAAATGTAAATCAATCGCTAGGGTAATTagctgaagaacaagaagcgGTAGATACGAATCAAAACATCCAAAATcgaagaagaaatagaaaagaaataccCGTATATATCGTCCAGTTGGATCCTTCTCTAAAATATTAAGATCATCAGCCTCAGAATTCCCAGACATGAAATCCGAACCACAACTCATCGCAACGCAGAAAGACgaagaaatagaaacaaaaatcgcgaaaaaagaaaaaagagataaaaaaaaaaaaaaatcctctgCTCAAAGAGCAAACGGTCAGATAACGACGATCAAACGAGAAAGGTATTCAGAAAAGGCCTCGGAAGCCACATCAAATGCAGATTGAAAGTGAAATTGGCGACCCATGAACAATTCCATAGCGGATTGAAATTCGTAAGAATAAATTGGATGAACGAAATTCTGACGCATGATGATCAAGGGAAAAACAGGGTCGGCCATATAAACATCACCATAACTAAACTATTTTTGCTGGATCAAATTGAAAACCTAAATTGGATTGCAGAGTAAAAAATAGGGTATTGATAAGATTAGTTGAATTGTTGAAATCTTAAATCTGTTATATCcgattaaaaatgaaatgctCAATTTAGGCTGTCAACGTCCTTCAGTGGAAATGAAACCCTGAATTTAGTTCTTTTTATGGTCTATTTTGGCGCTTTGATTATTTATagaaatcttattttattttatttttcttctttttatatttatctatttGGTTTTTTCATTTACTATTTTGGATCACAATTTATGTATTATAgttttatacattttaatataaagaaaatcataatatttacaaaaatgatTGTGTATTATAGTTTAAagattaaatgtttttatgaatttgaaaatatataaattaaattattaaatttaaaatgttgagactaaaagtgattttaatcttaatatttaaatatttgtaggatggtttattttatttaattatgcaCGTGTTATTGTTGGGTCAAACAtgagattttttaatttaaaaaaagattgttTGTTCAAAcgtgggatttttttttattaaaaaaagaaaagttagaTTTGTCTTTGAATTAaagtttgaataaaaaaaggatTAGTTTAAGAATTTGTTTGGGATGGCTTGACAATAAAAGATTAGTACGATATAgctgatatatatatatatatatttttaatttaattgagaatttagtacttttttaatttaattttgtatcgtTATTTTAAGTGAAAATGTTAcctatattatttaattttaaattactaatcggcatccaaaaaaattatatatatatattgaatggagattaaaaattttagaaaaaaaacgTTTTAATCTCTAGAAGCATATAGCCATTATAAGAAAAGTTTCACATTAATTTTGATGGAagatgaattatatttttcattaagaTACCGgaaatattagaaatatattgataaccgacaacatctactagcagtgggtttgtgCGGTTACAAATTAAAGCTTTTGAAGTCGGTTAGATGCAACCATCCCAACAAGATACCGTACCGAGAATGATCCTCCACAACTGCAAGACCAAGGTTTGTTAAGCCGTTAATAACGCTCTAGTCGAAGGGTAGCGGTTCCATCCACCAGACATCGATTCTTGTTTACTTAGAATTCAAGGACACAGTTGTACAAACCTATAGAACAAATTAATAGTATAAGAGCTGGACaccgaggatgttgggcccctaatgggagtggattgtgagatctcatatccgaacattccttataaaggggAAGTTCGAGAATGTTGGACCTCCAAGgggggaggattgtgagatactacatcagttggagaggggaacaaagcattccttaaaAGGGGAAGTCGAGGAACGTTGAACTCCCAAGGGAtgggatagattgtgagatgcGTTTTAGAACTTTGAGGGCTagcctaaaagaaaaagttcaaagaggaccaACCGTTGGTCAAATAAGATCTAACCATGAAACACTTTCAATCAATCCCCTACCATAGTTCGTCTCAATTGTTAGTATAGTGATAACTTGTTGCCTCTATATCTAGTTTCTTTACAGACCCTCTCAACACTAAGAAGTTCATTTGAAGAACAGCAGATTGAATCAATTAGGCAATTTTAGGCAATTAAGGGTTAGATTACGATTTATTTCTCTTAAAGAGTACCAAAAGCAAACATTATGAACAACAGATATCAAACCATTATTCGAACCTCCATCCACCATTATAATTTATACTGAATATGCATCTACTATAAACCTCAAACATTAATACTGTCACTGAAAAAACAAACTCTAAATCTTGTTCTCACACGTTTCATCTTCAACTACATTCGACCATTCTACTACTAGTTGGAGCTTTCACGAAGTTAGCTCCACAAAAAGACTGGCCTGAGGATGCAATCCAGCTTCTTTCAAGGACATCGAGAGCTTCTCGGTGCCATAAACAACTCGAGGGAAGTTCGAGACCAGATTATAACTATCAATGTCCAGACAACCCAAGGAGTCGACAAAGTCGTAGAGAGTTTTGATCGAAGCGGTACTGTGAAATCTCCTTTCCTTGCGTTCTCCAGTAGGGAACCGCACCAATACCTggtaaattgaaattttcatgAAGATTGATTAGGTTCTTTCGTCATCGGCGAAGATCAAACGAGGCGTCTTTACAAATATCCTAATAGGTAGCCCCTCTTTACTTTCTTGTTACTAAAAAAAAGAGGACAACCATCCTGCTGGTTGCTTTAGAAAGATGGCAGTAAAATATCATTCGATGATGAAAATAAGTTGAAAATATAGAACATTACTTGTGTAACATTAGGCCCTTTTTCGGGTTCAGCGCCAAGTGACATTGCTTTCTCTTGGCGCATTCTAGCTAAAGCAGCCTCTCTTTCTGCTGCTTCACGAACAGCTCTCTCACGagcctcttcttcctctttcctttttctctcagCTTCAGCGGCTTCCCTTTCCAGACGCTCTTGCTCCTCTCTTCTTTGTCGTTCCCTGGCCTAATAAAACCGTAACAAGACATTAGATGATTAACATAAAACTTGACAAGACAAAGTGAAAACTCCAGTTAGGAACACGGTTGGAAGGACGAGAAGATTATGAAATTCAGACCGACAAGAAAGCAAAGTCAGAACGTAGCATACTTGATCTGCTTCAAGTGCTGCTCGGTAAGCAGCATCTTGTTCCTCCCTCAATCGCAtgttatttcttctttcttctgcaTCAAGCCTTGCAGAAACCAGAACAGGAGAACTTTCTTCCAGAACTCTTTGTAGAATCACTAGCATTTCTTCAGCAGTTTTAGGTCCTTCAACCTGCATACGAGAGAAAAATAAGGCAATAAAGAGAGAGGAAGTCTGAtgttcaaataaaaatgatatgcaAGGTCTGTGAAAACATCTTATCAAATCGAAGGTTTCAATGCCTTTTAAAGAATCTATGTTCCGCAAATACAGAAGCTCTAAAACGTGAGGACCAGATATGCTAAATGAAATCCTCATTGCCCATCGAACTAGGAAGAATTGAAGTTATCAAACTAACATCTCCTTTCCAAGTTTACCACTAATGAACTCCCTGACGGAGAAGATACGATTAAAAAGTACACTTCTTAAATTGAAAAGGATCGAGATTGCCCTCTAAAAACCTACAACATCACCATTTCTAGTGAAAATTCCAGTAAATGCATGAGATATTTATGCACGAGTTCATGTTTCAACAAAGAAACTTTAAACTCCATTCCAAATAAGAATTTCAGTCTTCATGGAAATGATGCAATTCTCATgcattgaaataaaatatggtCTTGAGTTTCCACATCTCTTAGACAAAACATGCAGCAGTTTGGTCTAATGGCCATACTTGAGCACCTTGCTTGTATTCTCCGTATGATATTGAGTTCCCCAAAGTAGAATCTAGATCAGAAATTTGACATTGgaatttttgtatttcataaaacaaacaCAAGTTTCTTATTATGAACCGAAGACGAGCCTAAGAGTTCGTTGGAGGTAGATTTAAACCAAGGTACCCGATTTCTCAACCCTCTAAACTTGTTTGTAATCCACTATCTATGGGGTCCTATTGCTACCTGATATTCTTCTTTTGGTAAACTAACCATCAATTTTCCCATGAGTGCTAGCTACTATTTGCGTAAATCACTAGTTAGTTTCACATAGAAACTTCCAAAGCCATTTGTTCAGTCTTTGCCTTATGTTACCAACAACAATACCGCCTCTTTCCAAGGGTTGAAAGATGATATTCCAGTTCACCAGCTGAAACaaccttctttctttattgCCTTCGCACAAAAAAAGTCCCACTCTCTCTAAAAACAGATCCACTTTTCTAGGATATGAAAGATAGATGTAAAGTATGTGAGTATGCTTAGATAACACTGATTGCCATAAGTTGAGCCTACCCCCTTCTAATAGGCAAAAGTCTTTCCACGCTACCCCTACTACCCTCTACAAACAGTTCAACCCTTCAATACTAAGATTCCAAAAGTCTTTTCATTGTTAGAGCTTCGATCGAAGCACATTTCCACATAAGACATAAGAAATCCattaatgttttgtttggCGTCTGCATTTGGTAAGAAATAATGCCAAattccataaatttaaaaggtaGAAATGTTTTATAATTCCTATTTGCATTTGAAACTAAATTGATTTGAgatcatattaattaaaatttcttctttcgATGCTCctgagaaatgaaaagaaaacataatattttattgttatgcCCTTCACTGAAATtgatggtgatttgttctgtACAGCcacagagaagaaaatcaaaagaagcaacttttttttttttttgtccatttcttcttcaaacaatgtatgaaaacataaaactaaaaagttatatatatatatatatatatatatatatatagatatagggGAAAAGATCGAGTTAATATAAAAGGAACAAAAGAacatattattcttattaaaattgataaataaaaaggataaaaacAATTACTATGCCTTCTCACGTAGTTTGGGGTAccaaaaattatcaaatttgacACCCTCATGCTAGCACCTCCTTTCCAAGCTGTACTACAATCTCTCCATTTTATCTTCTTCCCCTATattcaagaaataaaaatcacTCTACCTGAAAGATCCACCCAATGAGATTGCCTCCTTCAAACAACGGTAAGTTAAAATTTACCCCTTAGATCCGAGGCTTTCTTGATTACTCAAAAATAACTCACTAGTTTTGTCAACTTCTCCATCGTCAAATACAATATGGATAATTTCTCTCCCTTGCATTCTCACCCAATGCCCCCTTGCCTAGATTCGGAATTCGTCTTTCCTAAGTGAGTTTCTCAATCCCTACCAACAATGCTTCCAAGCTAAAGTTGGTTGTTGGAATTTTTTGGACATAAATTTGCATGTATTGCAAATCCTCGAGCAGAAATCCAACCTAGATTCTACTCCAAAtctacttcatttttttacttcatAGTTTATATAAGCTATAAGTATGGTTGTTAAGCAGATATTTGGAACTTTCGAGAGATCTGGTCTCTCCAGAAACTCATCAAATTATCTGTTGTCTTTTCCCTCTCAGGCTCTCACTTTCTTTGTTACAACTCTTGATTACCTAACTAGCTAACCCACGCTGCCTTTGAACAAGGACCACAACTTTCACTTCTCTAGTCTCCAGTCCATGCCTCTCTAACAGCAATAACTCTTAAATTTAGTAATCTTTGTTCAGAAATTGCCACAGAGAAAATCATACTCTTAAGCCAGGCATTGAAAATTTCATAGAATTCCATCCCATCTTGATGCGTCTTTACTTCCAAAATTAGGTCCCAATCCTGTCCCTTTGTCCTTGGTTTACAACTTTTAAAACAAAGGCAAGAGTTCACCTTCATGTCCCAACCAGTAATCAAACTTCTTCCATTTGAAGGAAACACCTCCTACATGAAAGGCTTTGTTATTCTACCAAATGCAattttatgaaagaaatttcGGTTTTCATCTCCTCCTCTAAATCATTATCTTTTGCATTCTGGTTCCAATAAGACTTCCTCCTCAACTACAATACTTTTATTAAGCTcgatttttcatttcaattttcatcaaGATACACAGTCTTCCAACTCATCCAATCTTCTAATTTCTCTTCTGTAATATTATTGTTGGTTGAAAAAAGGTTCTCAGACTCCTATTCTTTCCACTTCTCTCGCTGCTCATCCATCATCAGAAGAAAATTATAGTGATGAAGCGatgtattttgaaataaaattacaaacccTTTCAACCTTGTAAGTTCAGAGGGGGAGATCTACAATCCCACTTGCATATCACCAAAAATCTATTCATGAGTCGACATTTCTCTCGCAAAACTAAGAACAAATGAATATACCAAAGGTCATTCAGATTGTGGATTTCAAGATCACATGCCAGAACTCAAGTAAGCTTTCGATGTAATATAACTATAATGTTTGAGGTTTCCATCTTCCAATGAAAATATGCATAGAGAAGCTACTCATATTACAAAATTCATAGTAAAATTGATATCATAAGAAGTCAATCAACATGAACAGATTTTTCTCTTGGTTCTTGGTGATCATCCTTAGAAGAGAGGAAAATCATTTGGCTACcacattttaaagcttttttgCACTTACGGGTTCAAATAAAGAATAAGTCTTCAACAAGAAAGAAGAGTCTTTTGATTCTCTCCTTTTCGAGGCTCTCGTGTAAATTCTATGGCCCTATCGCAACTACAACATAAGTAATCATTGTCACTTCGAAGATATTTCTATTAACGTTCCTTAGATTGGGGATGCCTGTTCTCCCTTGTTGTAAGTCCATTTATCCAATGAAATTAGTTTCTTGTAGTAATGAAACTGAGAAGTCgatgttgaaagaaaaaaacaaacagcaatgaaagaaaataagaatacCTGCTGAAGCAGTGCGATCCTCTGATTTGTAGCTGCCATAACCACAGCACAAAAAGGGTACCGTGAAGCTTTCAAGCTATTACTCATCTTAAAACCTTCACTAGCCCGAATACTCCCTCCCCACGAAACAAAGTTCTCGTTCACAAACGCCGCAACAGTCTCCGAACACAAGGTCCTCTCGCAGAACAACGGCGTATCCGGATGATCAGGAGAGTGCaagtaaacaaacaaaagcttAAAGGCATTCCTAGAACGCTGCAACGAGTCCATGAACCCTTCCCCCACAAAATTCGGTCTAGTCGTCCCAAAATCCCTCTCAAACGCGGACACAAAATCGACAGCCTCCGATGTAGCCGCAGAAACAGAAACCAACCGAGCCGACGACTCACCGTTCCGGCCAGAACCGGACCCCAGACCAATCACACCAAGAGAATACGAAAGAATACCACCAGCAGCCCATAATCCCAGACCAATAGCACCCGAAACAAGCCCTAAACTA carries:
- the LOC111795971 gene encoding serine/threonine-protein kinase WNK8-like isoform X2; the encoded protein is MITELFTSGSLRQYRKKHRKVDLKAFKNWARKILRGLTYLHGHDPPIIHRDLKCDNIFVNGNTGEVKIGDLGLAIVLQQPTARSVIGTPEFMAPELYDEDYNELVDIYSFGMCMLEIVTCEYPYNECKNSAQIFKKVTSGVMPASLEKVLDPQVKQFIEKCLVPASMRLPASELLKDPFLATENRKDHSSERSMLLNAQFESVNPPLLDTNPMDMDHNCSKLSGSVASSIESNNEISHFSTQELKTLTENNELTLKGDMTDHNSISLHLRIAELSGQSKNIHFAFFLDSDTALAIALEMVEQLELSNEDATIIAQLIDELIAKFVPSWQQCTNFCDGLITEHSSSETEEDKAFSPPLFSEMVLSSPLVGAGRKTLTELAEVEHQENQQTIISCASLDYNHSTISDYSLGKGGSECGDFSHPECDKAFISSGRGTSDLDAVGSVSTMFDFAKPSLISSCSGMSKELSLSNFSNFSVEERDQHDELKMEIDAIDMQYHQCLCELSRMREEAIESAKKRWMSKKKGAAI
- the LOC111795971 gene encoding serine/threonine-protein kinase WNK8-like isoform X1, with the translated sequence MSCGSDFMSGNSEADDLNILEKDPTGRYIRYDEILGKGAFKTVFKAFDKAGGIEVAWSQVDIEDVLQSPEQLQRLYSEVHLLKSLKHENIIKFYSYWVDDNTKTINMITELFTSGSLRQYRKKHRKVDLKAFKNWARKILRGLTYLHGHDPPIIHRDLKCDNIFVNGNTGEVKIGDLGLAIVLQQPTARSVIGTPEFMAPELYDEDYNELVDIYSFGMCMLEIVTCEYPYNECKNSAQIFKKVTSGVMPASLEKVLDPQVKQFIEKCLVPASMRLPASELLKDPFLATENRKDHSSERSMLLNAQFESVNPPLLDTNPMDMDHNCSKLSGSVASSIESNNEISHFSTQELKTLTENNELTLKGDMTDHNSISLHLRIAELSGQSKNIHFAFFLDSDTALAIALEMVEQLELSNEDATIIAQLIDELIAKFVPSWQQCTNFCDGLITEHSSSETEEDKAFSPPLFSEMVLSSPLVGAGRKTLTELAEVEHQENQQTIISCASLDYNHSTISDYSLGKGGSECGDFSHPECDKAFISSGRGTSDLDAVGSVSTMFDFAKPSLISSCSGMSKELSLSNFSNFSVEERDQHDELKMEIDAIDMQYHQCLCELSRMREEAIESAKKRWMSKKKGAAI
- the LOC111795983 gene encoding plant UBX domain-containing protein 10-like yields the protein MVDVADKLAYFQAITGLEDPEICTEILSAHGWDLERAVSSFTSTTSESSASAAADDGGGDVHLDPAMRQMLERSEPQQNAAPPPSFAWKIITLPISVISGSLGLVSGAIGLGLWAAGGILSYSLGVIGLGSGSGRNGESSARLVSVSAATSEAVDFVSAFERDFGTTRPNFVGEGFMDSLQRSRNAFKLLFVYLHSPDHPDTPLFCERTLCSETVAAFVNENFVSWGGSIRASEGFKMSNSLKASRYPFCAVVMAATNQRIALLQQVEGPKTAEEMLVILQRVLEESSPVLVSARLDAEERRNNMRLREEQDAAYRAALEADQARERQRREEQERLEREAAEAERKRKEEEEARERAVREAAEREAALARMRQEKAMSLGAEPEKGPNVTQVLVRFPTGERKERRFHSTASIKTLYDFVDSLGCLDIDSYNLVSNFPRVVYGTEKLSMSLKEAGLHPQASLFVELTS